Sequence from the Burkholderiaceae bacterium DAT-1 genome:
TTAACCAGCGCGCCATGCAGATCCTTTTCGGCGGCGTCGGCCAACAGATCAGTACGAATCGCTGGCAGCGACTGGCCTTCAGCGACATTCTTTTTCAGAATATTGCGGATGCGCTTGTTGGCGGCAGCCAGCGACGTGGCTTCCGGCAGTGCCTTGAATCCGGCAACGGCATCGAGACGCAGTGTTACTTCGTCGAATGTGGCCGGCAGAATCGCCAGCACTGCATCGATATCAGCAGCAGGATAGTTGGCTACCAGCAGATTTTTCAGGCGATCCAGTGCAAAGGTGTACACGCCATTGACCGTATCTGCTGCTACAACGCCAGCCGGGAAAGCAGCAGCCACCTCAGCCAGCACGGCACGCAGATCCAGCGGCAAACGGGCTTCTACCAACATACGCATCACACCCAGTGCGGCACGGCGCAGCGCAAACGGGTCTTTGTCGCCGGTCGGGATGAGACCAATGCCCCAGATACCCACCAGCGTTTCCAGCTTGTCGGCCAGCGCAACCGACAGGGCAATCGGCCCTTGCGGCAGGGAATCGCCGGCAAAGCGCGGGTGATAGTGGCCTTCGATCGCTTCTGCCACCGCTTCATGCTCGCCATCCAGACGTGCGTAGTAGGTGCCCATGATGCCTTGCAGCTCGGGGAACTCACCCACCATATCGGTCAGCAAATCGGCCTTGGCCAGATGTGCGGCACGGCCTGCAATGGCTGCATCGCCGCCCAGCAGGGTTGCAATCTTGCCCGCAATGGCTTCCAGACGGGCAACACGTTCGAGCTGGCTACCAATCTTGTTGTGGTACACCACATTGGCCAGACGCGACACACGGCTATCCAGACGATGCTTCTGATCCTGCTCGTAAAAGAACTTGGCATCACTCAGGCGGGCGCGCAGCACGCGGCCATTACCGTGAATGATGTGGCTCGGATCGGCGGTTTCCAGATTGGATACGATCAGATAGCGGTTACTGAGCTTGCCTGCGGCATCCAGCAGGGGGAAATACTTCTGATTCTGCTGCATGGTCAGAATCAGGCATTCTTGCGGCACCTTGAGGAACTCGGCCTCGAATTCGCCTTCAACTACAACAGGCCATTCAACCAGACCATTCACTTCGTCGATCAGGTCGTCGCCCGCAGCAATCGTCGCGCCCAGTGCAGCAGCACGTGCATTGAGCTGCTCGACGATACGCGCACGGCGCTCGGTCCAGCTGGCCACAACCTTGCCGGCGCTGCGCAGGGTCTCGGCATAGGCATCCGCGTGCGCGACCGACACGTCGCCGGTACTCAGGAAGCGGTGACCGCCAGTCACACGGCCAGCCTCAAAACCCAGCGCGCTCACCGGCACCACATTGGCACCATGCAGTGCGATCAGGCCATGCACGGGACGGATAAACTGGGTTTCCAGTGCGCCCCAGCGCATCAGCTTGGGTGCGGGCAGCTTTTTCAGTGCGTCGGCAATCACACCGGTCAGCAGGCTAGCCAGTGGCTCGCCCTTCTTTTCGCTCTTGAACAGAAACACGTCCTGCTTGCCATCCGAACCACGTTCGAGCTGATCCAGCTGATCAGCACCCAGGCCCACCGAACGTGCAAAGCCCAGCAAGGCGGGCGTCGGCAGGCCATCCTTGAAGCCTGCCACCACAGCCGGCCCCTTGCGTTCAACGACGCGGTCGGGCTGCACAGCGGACACGCCCGCAATGGCAACCGCCAGACGGCGCGGACTCGCAAACTCAGTCACAGCTGCATCTGCAGCGGCGAAACCCAGTTTTTTCAGCTCATCGGCAATCGTGCCAGCAAAGCTGGCAGACAAACGTGCCAGCGCTTTCGGCGGCAGTTCTTCGGTAAACAGTTCAATCAGCAGCGTATCGGTGGTCATTGTCGTGAGTTCTGTCGCAATTCATTGTTCGATGCGCCATCTGGGCACATCGGCTTAATCATCATCTGAAGCGTGCTTGGTAGCCGCAATCTTGCATACCTGCGAATAAAAGTTTTCCTGGAAGGTGCCGGGTAGCGGCCGAGAAAATTCCCATGAATATCCGGGAATATCGCGGCGAATGACAAGATCGTCATCTTTGTCCCAGCGCTCCACAGCGACACCGGCCATCTTGCCGCTCTCGCAATCAATTGCAAACCGCGCAAATTCCTTGCGGAAGCTGTCCTCATCCTCGGCAGAGGACTTCTGGTCTTCCTTGAAGGTGCGCAACACCCAGACGTAGGTCCAGGGCGTGACCGGCTTTGCAGGCTCGCTCTTGATATGCAGCGCTCGCTTGATCTTCTTCCAGGTCGGACTTTCTTTCGGCTTCCGAACCTTTTCCGGGCCGATACTGGCATACGACACCTTAATGTCGAAATCCTTCATCTGCCCGAATAGCCTCCAGTCCCCTTCTTTTTCTTCGGGAACAGGTTCAGGCCCCAGTGCCTTGATATCGCTTTCGTAACTACCGCAACCGGCCAGCAACACGACACCAAGCATCAGGACCCGGGATTTCATGGCTAATCCTTTTTCAACATGGGGAAGCCCAATGCCTCGCGCGCGTCGTAATACGCCTGCGCCAC
This genomic interval carries:
- the glyS gene encoding glycine--tRNA ligase subunit beta → MTTDTLLIELFTEELPPKALARLSASFAGTIADELKKLGFAAADAAVTEFASPRRLAVAIAGVSAVQPDRVVERKGPAVVAGFKDGLPTPALLGFARSVGLGADQLDQLERGSDGKQDVFLFKSEKKGEPLASLLTGVIADALKKLPAPKLMRWGALETQFIRPVHGLIALHGANVVPVSALGFEAGRVTGGHRFLSTGDVSVAHADAYAETLRSAGKVVASWTERRARIVEQLNARAAALGATIAAGDDLIDEVNGLVEWPVVVEGEFEAEFLKVPQECLILTMQQNQKYFPLLDAAGKLSNRYLIVSNLETADPSHIIHGNGRVLRARLSDAKFFYEQDQKHRLDSRVSRLANVVYHNKIGSQLERVARLEAIAGKIATLLGGDAAIAGRAAHLAKADLLTDMVGEFPELQGIMGTYYARLDGEHEAVAEAIEGHYHPRFAGDSLPQGPIALSVALADKLETLVGIWGIGLIPTGDKDPFALRRAALGVMRMLVEARLPLDLRAVLAEVAAAFPAGVVAADTVNGVYTFALDRLKNLLVANYPAADIDAVLAILPATFDEVTLRLDAVAGFKALPEATSLAAANKRIRNILKKNVAEGQSLPAIRTDLLADAAEKDLHGALVKLSPAIETALAAHDYTGALKQLAAFKAPVDAFFDTVMVMADDLAVRNNRLALLSALSALMNQVADLSLLAE